Below is a genomic region from Selenomonadales bacterium.
TTTCTTGATCTCATCGACAGCTTCTTCGAGCGTACATTTTCCGTCGAGATACGCAACCAATTCTTTGTACCCGATCCCTTTCATCGACTGAGCATCGGCAGGTACACCGCTTTCCAAAAGGCCCTTTACTTCGTCTAATAAGCCGTCTGCCATCATCTGATCGACACGCTGATTGATGCGTTCATACAGAAGACTTCTCTCCGAGGTCAGTCCAATAACTGCTACATCATAA
It encodes:
- a CDS encoding tRNA (adenosine(37)-N6)-dimethylallyltransferase MiaA; this translates as YDVAVIGLTSERSLLYERINQRVDQMMADGLLDEVKGLLESGVPADAQSMKGIGYKELVAYLDGKCTLEEAVDEIKKGTRHFAKRQFTWYRKMPYIDWYEVKTKKDIIGIEKEIAKKLTGKFFFL